The following are from one region of the Megachile rotundata isolate GNS110a chromosome 15, iyMegRotu1, whole genome shotgun sequence genome:
- the galene gene encoding potassium two pore domain channel subfamily K member galene isoform X4: protein MARSRQETFELMVEAEKPSKCIGFLRFLWKFFRCVFSHVSLVSLVVLYCVIGAYTFEALEANHEKEIKRNIKDIRGNVAEQLWKITKEVEVLIRENWTEKALRELKSFENSLVWVMEKEGWNGSEGEDDIQWTFAGALFYSIVVITTIGYGHIAPKTKNGKVVTIFYAILGIPLMLLCLSNIGDVMASSFRFLYWRVCCYICTKPPTRRRRPRTHFGRSYSVRQAGRYGASRGGFRRSIRTSDRSADSVLGLYEFAARSSFPDVDHKYNVRRYGDNDQKRPNPSYPSSMNRNFGSKSATVSRYSDLAVSTPKTPRAIPSPKMTTQSLDRKLLMRSPTDTDRSAVLCNKYALDDLENELRRWRTSAGSNIAAGKGSEANDAGSAERTRIDSKDAPSATRSLPRRCLSMEGATTNYKRSLASAQRPSSFYLEAEYGRRGQSTKGRRYRSNYPVARPYRRESLAPELVGYAGHRQIYPDEFDSEYEYYTGDDQERQPIKPVPIWLCVFLVVSYIFGGAFLFSAWEHWPFLDSAYFCFITLTTIGFGDFVPAYKLDAHKGIAVCSLYLLFGIALLAMSFNLVQEEVINNVKNVAKRLGIIKESDDEEEAEDYDAYDVEYNDEVDNEELEGYVLDSPRCHSMPRNSRGISVA, encoded by the exons ATGGCACGTTCGCGACAGGAAACGTTCGAACTGATGGTCGAGGCTGAGAAGCCCTCCAAGTGCATCGGGTTCCTGCGATTTTTGTGGAAGTTCTTCAGATGCGTTTTTTCCCACGTATCGTTGGTCTCGTTGGTCGTGCTTTACTGCGTGATCGGCGCATATACTTTCGAAGCCCTCGAAGCGAATCACGAGAAAGAG ATAAAGAGAAACATCAAAGACATACGAGGAAACGTAGCGGAACAGCTCTGGAAGATCACGAAAGAAGTGGAGGTTCTGATTCGCGAAAATTGGACGGAGAAGGCGTTGCGCGAGTTAAAG AGTTTCGAGAATAGTCTCGTGTGGGTTATGGAGAAAGAGGGCTGGAACGGCAGCGAAGGAGAGGACGATATTCAGTGGACTTTTGCCGGTGCTCTATTTTATTCCATCGTAGTTATTACGACCATCG GATACGGTCATATCGCTCCGAAGACGAAGAACGGGAAAGTCGTGACCATATTCTACGCAATCCTTGGGATTCCCCTGATGTTACTCTGCCTCTCCAACATCGGCGACGTTATGGCGTCGAGTTTCAG ATTTTTATACTGGAGAGTTTGTTGCTACATATGCACGAAACCACCGACGAGAAGAAGGAGACCGAGAACTCATTTCGGAAGATCGTATTCCGTCCGACAAGCAGG ACGGTACGGAGCGAGCAGAGGAGGCTTTCGAAGATCCATCAGAACGAGCGACAGGTCCGCGGATTCGGTTCTAGGCCTCTACGAGTTCGCGGCAAGGTCGTCCTTCCCCGACGTGGATCACAA ATACAACGTTCGTCGCTACGGGGATAACGATCAGAAGAGGCCGAATCCTTCTTATCCTTCCTCGATGAATCGAAATTTCGGATCAAAGTCTGCTACGGTGAGCAGGTACTCGGATCTAGCCGTGTCCACTCCGAAAACGCCCAGAGCTATTC CCAGTCCCAAGATGACCACGCAATCGTTGGACAGGAAGTTGCTGATGCGTTCACCGACCGACACCGATCGTTCGGCCGTCTTGTGCAACAAATACGCCTTGGATGATTTGGAGAACGAGCTGCGTCGATGGCGGACTTCCGCCGGAAGCAACA TTGCAGCAGGGAAAGGGAGCGAAGCGAACGACGCAGGATCGGCCGAAAGGACGAGAATCGATTCGAAAGACGCGCCATCGGCGACAAGGTCCTTGCCCAGAAGATGCCTATCGATGGAGGGTGCTACCACGAATTATAAGAGAAGTTTGGCATCGGCTCAGCGACCGTCTTCCTTTTACCTGGAAGCGGAGTACGGGAGAAGAGGTCAGAGTACAAAGGGAAGACGTTACAGAAGTAACTACCCCGTTG CTCGACCTTACAGACGAGAGTCGTTAGCGCCGGAGCTCGTGGGCTATGCCGGACACAGGCAAATATACCCGGACGAATTCGATTCCGAATACGAGTATTATACCGGCGACGATCAGGAAAGACAACCCATCAAGCCGGTACCGATCTGGTTATGCGTATTCTTAGTAGTTAGTTACATATTCGGAGGCGCATTTTTGTTTAGCGCCTGGGAACACTGGCCCTTCCTCGATTCGGCTTACTTTTGCTTCATCACCCTCACGACTATCG GATTCGGCGATTTCGTACCGGCGTACAAGCTCGACGCTCACAAAGGGATCGCGGTTTGCTCGTTGTACTTGCTATTTGGAATTGCTTTGCTGGCGATGAGCTTTAATCTGGTACAAGAGGAGGTCATCAACAACGTGAAGAACGTCGCGAAGAGGCTCGGGATCATCAAAGAGAGCGACGACGAGGAAGAAGCCGAGGACTACGACGCGTACGACGTCGAATACAACGACGAGGTCGACAACGAGGAGCTCGAGGGCTATGTCCTCGATAGCCCTCGATGTCACTCGATGCCTCGAAATTCTCGCGGAATTTCCGTCGCGTAG